CCCTCCATTAGCAGGAAGTTCGTAATCGTAAGGTTGAGCAGAGATTAAAACCATTGGAGAAAATAGGTAGGAGTCAGGAGTAGGGGCGGTGCCCCTGTGCCCGCCCAGAATTCAGTTGTAGGTTGGGTTGGAGTTATCCCAATTTCCTTTTCAGACGCTACACTTCGACCTCCTCCCCCCCTAATTCCCCTTACTCAGGGGGACGTTAGAAACGCGGGGGGAGCAAGAAAAGTATCTGTAGTCAGCATTGAGGAAATTGGTATTACTGAACCCAACATTGATTGATCGATATCAACTCTTGTTCCGAAGCAAGACAGGTTTTTCCCAAATGGCAAGAACGATACAGCCTGCTTGACTAATCACGTTATGGTGAGTGTTCGGTGGGTTAATCACCAGAGTTCCAGCTTGGTGTTCGCCATTCTCATCGGTTTGTGAACCCGACAGGACAAAGATGTGTTCAAAACCCGTATGAACGTGCATCGGAACACTTGCCCCTGGCTTGTAGCGAAGTAGCGCGGCTGCCCCTCCCTCGCCATCTTTATAAAGTCGATAGATATCAACTCCAGGATGAAACGGTTCCCAAGACAGCTCATCCTGTCGTGTAGCGATGTCGAGTAAGTCTTTGAGGATTAAAACTCGTTGCATTAGTGTCCTGCCATGCGTTGACCAATCGTGGCAAAGTCAGC
This DNA window, taken from Microcoleus sp. FACHB-831, encodes the following:
- a CDS encoding cupin domain-containing protein — protein: MQRVLILKDLLDIATRQDELSWEPFHPGVDIYRLYKDGEGGAAALLRYKPGASVPMHVHTGFEHIFVLSGSQTDENGEHQAGTLVINPPNTHHNVISQAGCIVLAIWEKPVLLRNKS